A genomic stretch from Petrimonas mucosa includes:
- a CDS encoding TlpA disulfide reductase family protein yields the protein MITSKVQGIFIALSLLLPVLALPLFSQETRAVKVMDFEQLKPLLHQQSDTLYIVNFWATWCAPCIEEIPYFEQIGRKFKGEKVKVLMVSLDFPKQLESRLVPFIHKHDMRNEVILLDDPRQNDWIPQVDEDWTGALPATLIYGQNFRYFYQKPFTYEELDRLIEESVTR from the coding sequence ATGATAACCAGCAAGGTGCAAGGGATTTTTATTGCCCTGTCGTTACTGTTGCCCGTTCTCGCTCTTCCGCTCTTTTCTCAAGAGACGAGAGCCGTGAAGGTGATGGACTTTGAACAGTTGAAACCGCTACTGCATCAACAGAGCGATACGCTTTACATCGTGAATTTCTGGGCAACCTGGTGTGCTCCCTGTATTGAGGAGATACCCTACTTCGAGCAGATTGGACGGAAATTCAAGGGAGAGAAGGTGAAGGTGCTGATGGTGAGCTTGGATTTTCCCAAACAGCTCGAGAGCCGTCTTGTGCCGTTTATCCATAAGCACGATATGAGGAACGAGGTTATCCTGCTCGACGATCCGCGCCAGAACGACTGGATTCCGCAGGTGGACGAGGATTGGACCGGGGCACTTCCAGCAACGCTGATCTACGGGCAGAACTTCAGGTACTTTTACCAGAAACCATTTACCTATGAAGAGCTGGATCGCCTGATTGAAGAGTCGGTAACTCGTTAA
- a CDS encoding YbaN family protein, with amino-acid sequence MNIPQERASQSVSKEITVVEAKRELEKNKIKRILFATGGSVALILAILGFFVPGLPCTPFALLSAALFAKSSDRLYNWLLKNRILGPRIRDYQRRRGVTKSGKVKVIVLMMIMVLISSFLIVSLPLLRMVILVSGLVGAIVVWFLVPEGREYPED; translated from the coding sequence ATGAACATACCGCAAGAGAGAGCATCACAATCCGTCTCCAAGGAGATTACCGTTGTTGAAGCCAAAAGAGAACTGGAGAAGAACAAAATCAAGAGGATCTTGTTTGCCACAGGCGGATCAGTTGCATTGATCCTGGCCATATTGGGCTTTTTTGTTCCCGGTTTACCCTGTACCCCCTTTGCCCTGTTGTCGGCTGCCCTTTTTGCCAAAAGCTCCGACAGGCTCTACAACTGGCTGTTGAAGAACCGGATATTGGGCCCGCGCATCCGCGATTACCAACGCAGAAGAGGTGTCACCAAAAGTGGAAAGGTGAAGGTGATCGTGTTGATGATGATCATGGTGCTGATCTCCTCTTTCCTGATCGTTTCGCTGCCGCTACTGAGGATGGTGATTCTTGTCTCCGGTCTTGTGGGAGCCATCGTGGTATGGTTTCTTGTACCCGAGGGGAGAGAATATCCCGAGGATTAA
- a CDS encoding low molecular weight protein-tyrosine-phosphatase: MQNPPSKLQQVNVLFVCLGNICRSPAAEGILKKMVADNHLEESIIVDSAGTSGWHEGELPDDRMRMHGQRRGYNFSSLARKFERSDFDRFDYIVVMDDDNYRNVRKLARTEEDVAKIHRMIDYSKKYSHHQKVPDPYYGGSSGFELVMDLLEDACENLLEEIKSCLM, encoded by the coding sequence ATGCAAAATCCTCCCTCCAAGCTTCAACAGGTAAACGTACTCTTTGTCTGTCTCGGAAATATCTGCCGTTCACCGGCTGCTGAAGGGATCCTGAAAAAGATGGTTGCCGACAATCACCTCGAGGAGAGCATCATTGTCGATTCTGCCGGAACCTCCGGCTGGCACGAAGGCGAATTGCCCGACGACCGGATGCGTATGCACGGCCAGCGTCGCGGCTACAATTTCTCCTCCCTTGCACGCAAGTTCGAGAGGAGCGACTTCGACCGGTTCGACTATATCGTGGTGATGGACGACGACAACTACCGTAACGTCAGGAAACTGGCCAGGACAGAAGAGGATGTTGCCAAGATCCACCGGATGATCGATTACTCCAAGAAATATTCACACCACCAGAAGGTGCCCGATCCCTATTACGGAGGGTCGTCAGGCTTTGAACTGGTGATGGATCTGCTGGAAGATGCCTGCGAAAACCTGCTGGAAGAGATCAAAAGCTGCCTGATGTAG
- a CDS encoding GtrA family protein encodes MRQFLVCAGKFIGEIIDIFYPPFSRYFSRQFFRYGVSGAANVGFDWLLYFIVYNYILQKQFVPLGFVTISPHIAALFVTFPITLFTGFLLQKYVTFTASDLRGREQLIRYIAVVGVNLLINYFGLKLLVELLHFYATPSKMVVTVICTIFSYFSQKTFTFKVKKSI; translated from the coding sequence ATGAGACAATTTTTAGTGTGTGCAGGAAAATTCATCGGCGAGATAATCGACATCTTCTATCCACCCTTCAGCCGCTATTTCAGCCGCCAGTTCTTCCGTTACGGGGTAAGTGGCGCTGCCAATGTAGGTTTCGACTGGCTGCTCTATTTCATTGTCTACAACTACATTCTGCAGAAACAGTTTGTGCCGTTGGGTTTTGTGACCATCAGTCCCCACATCGCGGCGTTGTTCGTCACCTTCCCCATCACCCTCTTCACCGGGTTCCTGCTTCAGAAATATGTCACCTTCACCGCTTCCGACCTGCGGGGCAGGGAGCAGCTGATCCGATACATTGCGGTTGTAGGGGTCAATCTCCTTATCAACTATTTCGGACTGAAGCTACTGGTGGAGCTGTTGCACTTCTACGCCACACCCTCCAAGATGGTGGTGACGGTGATCTGTACCATCTTCAGCTATTTCTCCCAAAAGACATTCACCTTCAAGGTGAAGAAGAGCATATAG
- the menA gene encoding 1,4-dihydroxy-2-naphthoate octaprenyltransferase, translating to MAKISNWISAFRLRTLYLAVAGVTLGSGVALQEGNFSATTFVLALLLAVSIQILSNLANDLGDYLKGTDITGKRQGPARAVQSGSISPGEMRAAIAINVAIVAVTGVIVVVDAVKGLPLSSLLILLGIGIVCILSALFYTLGKHAYGYIGLGDLFAFLFFGPVAVIGTYFLQTRSLAFQPVLPAVGLGFISTMILNINNMRDMDNDRSAGKTTVALLLGEKNAKIYHTLLTFGMFACFLQYNFMFAPSPGYRYLYATIFLFQFYILTQLRRKSGRELDPYLKHTSMAGFLLAVVFTICINI from the coding sequence ATGGCGAAAATCAGCAATTGGATATCGGCCTTCAGGCTCCGCACACTCTATCTGGCGGTGGCCGGGGTGACGTTGGGCAGTGGGGTGGCCCTGCAGGAGGGAAACTTCTCCGCAACCACCTTTGTTCTGGCTCTTCTCCTGGCCGTTTCCATCCAGATCCTGTCGAACCTGGCAAACGATCTGGGGGATTACCTGAAAGGGACCGATATTACCGGCAAGCGACAGGGACCTGCCCGCGCGGTACAGAGCGGTAGCATCTCACCAGGAGAGATGAGGGCGGCAATCGCGATCAACGTTGCTATCGTTGCGGTTACAGGAGTAATAGTGGTAGTGGATGCCGTAAAAGGTCTTCCGTTATCTTCTCTCCTCATCCTGCTTGGCATCGGCATCGTCTGCATCCTGTCTGCCCTCTTTTACACACTCGGCAAGCATGCCTACGGTTATATTGGATTGGGCGATCTCTTTGCATTTCTTTTCTTCGGACCGGTGGCGGTTATCGGCACCTACTTTCTGCAGACCCGGTCGCTTGCGTTTCAACCGGTACTGCCGGCCGTGGGACTGGGATTCATCAGCACGATGATCCTCAACATCAACAACATGCGCGACATGGATAACGACAGGAGCGCCGGAAAAACAACCGTTGCCCTGCTGCTTGGAGAGAAGAACGCCAAAATCTACCACACACTGCTCACTTTCGGCATGTTCGCCTGCTTCCTGCAGTACAACTTCATGTTCGCCCCATCACCCGGATACCGCTATCTTTACGCTACCATATTCCTGTTTCAGTTTTATATCCTGACTCAGTTGCGCCGGAAAAGCGGACGGGAACTGGATCCTTACCTCAAACATACCTCGATGGCAGGATTTCTGCTGGCCGTCGTTTTCACTATCTGCATTAACATCTAA
- a CDS encoding IS30 family transposase, with product MKKYKQLTSEQRYAIYLSLENGDTQRTIASLIGVSPSAVSRELQRNKDKRGGYSWRLAHEMAMERRERLPGNRATPEWIKQKVIRLVRKDWSPGQISGHLRKKENIRVSHETIYKWIREDKKAGGDLYKHCRHRLKHRKRPVGSVRGIPNRRSIRERPVEADGKRFGDFEMDTMIGADQSEAILTVTERKTNLVMIGELPRGRDSKGLAKVLCRMLLPYKGVIRTITTDNGLEFAAHERITEMLEAPVYFTDPYSAWQKGSIENANKLIRQYIPKGASFKNYPPDRLKRIQHRLNERPRKKLDFNTPKVEFYKQLM from the coding sequence ATGAAAAAATACAAACAGTTAACTTCAGAACAAAGGTACGCGATTTATTTAAGTTTAGAAAACGGTGACACCCAGCGGACGATCGCGAGCTTGATAGGTGTCAGTCCTTCAGCGGTGTCCAGGGAGTTGCAGCGCAACAAGGACAAGCGCGGGGGCTACTCGTGGCGACTGGCCCACGAGATGGCGATGGAGAGAAGGGAACGCCTGCCCGGCAACCGGGCCACCCCGGAATGGATCAAACAAAAGGTGATCCGGCTCGTGCGCAAGGACTGGTCGCCCGGGCAAATCAGCGGACACCTGAGAAAGAAGGAGAATATCCGGGTCTCCCACGAGACCATCTACAAGTGGATCCGGGAGGACAAGAAGGCCGGGGGCGACCTTTACAAGCATTGCCGTCACAGGCTCAAGCACCGCAAGAGACCGGTGGGCTCCGTTAGAGGCATCCCCAACCGCAGGAGCATCCGGGAAAGGCCCGTGGAGGCCGACGGGAAGCGCTTCGGCGACTTCGAGATGGACACGATGATAGGGGCCGACCAGTCGGAGGCGATACTGACGGTGACGGAAAGGAAGACGAACCTCGTGATGATCGGGGAACTGCCCCGCGGAAGGGACTCGAAAGGGTTGGCCAAGGTGCTGTGCCGCATGTTGCTACCCTACAAGGGCGTGATAAGGACGATCACCACGGACAACGGCTTGGAGTTCGCGGCGCACGAACGGATCACGGAGATGCTGGAAGCCCCGGTGTACTTCACCGACCCCTATTCGGCATGGCAAAAAGGATCGATCGAAAACGCGAACAAGCTCATCCGGCAATACATCCCCAAGGGGGCGTCCTTCAAGAACTATCCACCCGACAGATTGAAGCGGATACAGCACAGGCTGAATGAAAGACCGAGGAAAAAATTGGACTTTAACACACCCAAAGTTGAGTTTTACAAACAATTAATGTAA
- a CDS encoding alpha-L-fucosidase, with protein sequence MRRSLLLLLLAITMAGTVSAQQNYVPAPENLKNRAEFQDMKFGVFIHWGIYSMMADGEWIMNNKNINWQEYAKLADGFYPSKFDAKKWVADVKAAGAKYICITSRHHDGFSMFHTRQSSYNIVDGTPFKRDIIKELADECHKEGIKLHFYYSQLDWRRADYFPLGRTGRGVGRTEQGNWDSYHRFMLNQLTELLTNYGEIGAIWFDGQWDQPADFDWRLREIYDHIHSIQPGCLIISNHHLAPQEGEDAQTFEKDLPGQNTTGFSGNAAIGELPLETCETMNNSWGYNITDLKYKSEKELIHYLVKAAGNNANLLMNVGPRPDGTFPDIAIQRYKAMGDWLKVYGESIYGTRGGFVTPRDWGVTTQKENRLFVHILNLKDSSLYLPLNGKKVKSARLFLDKRPVKFTQDADGVLLKLDKVPDELDYVVELELK encoded by the coding sequence ATGAGACGATCACTATTATTGTTGTTGCTGGCAATTACCATGGCCGGCACCGTTTCGGCACAACAAAACTATGTGCCTGCACCTGAAAACCTGAAAAACAGGGCCGAGTTCCAGGACATGAAGTTCGGGGTATTCATCCATTGGGGAATCTATAGCATGATGGCCGATGGCGAGTGGATCATGAACAACAAGAACATCAACTGGCAGGAGTATGCCAAGCTGGCCGACGGCTTTTACCCTTCCAAGTTCGACGCGAAGAAATGGGTAGCCGATGTGAAAGCTGCCGGCGCAAAGTACATCTGTATCACCTCCCGCCATCACGACGGCTTCTCCATGTTCCATACCCGGCAATCGTCATACAACATTGTTGACGGTACGCCATTCAAGCGCGATATCATCAAGGAGCTTGCCGATGAGTGCCACAAGGAGGGAATCAAGCTCCATTTCTACTACTCCCAGCTCGACTGGAGACGGGCCGACTATTTCCCGCTTGGAAGGACCGGCCGCGGCGTCGGTCGAACCGAACAGGGTAATTGGGACTCTTACCACCGGTTTATGTTGAACCAGTTGACCGAACTGTTGACCAATTACGGTGAGATCGGAGCGATCTGGTTTGACGGGCAGTGGGATCAGCCGGCCGATTTCGACTGGCGCCTGCGTGAGATCTACGACCATATCCACAGCATCCAGCCGGGCTGTCTGATCATCAGCAACCACCACCTTGCACCGCAGGAGGGGGAGGATGCACAGACTTTCGAGAAGGATCTGCCGGGACAAAATACCACCGGCTTCTCCGGCAACGCCGCAATAGGCGAACTCCCGCTGGAAACCTGCGAAACGATGAACAACTCGTGGGGTTACAATATTACCGACCTGAAATACAAGTCGGAAAAGGAGCTGATCCATTACCTGGTGAAAGCGGCAGGCAATAACGCCAATCTGCTGATGAACGTGGGGCCCCGTCCCGACGGGACCTTCCCCGACATTGCCATCCAGCGGTACAAGGCCATGGGAGATTGGCTGAAGGTGTATGGCGAAAGTATCTACGGCACTCGTGGCGGGTTTGTCACACCGCGCGACTGGGGCGTGACCACACAAAAGGAGAACAGGCTCTTCGTCCATATCCTCAACCTCAAAGATAGTTCGCTCTATCTGCCGTTGAACGGCAAGAAGGTGAAGTCGGCCCGTCTATTCCTCGACAAGAGACCGGTGAAATTCACACAAGATGCCGACGGTGTACTGCTGAAACTCGACAAGGTTCCCGACGAACTCGATTACGTGGTGGAACTTGAGTTGAAGTAG
- a CDS encoding HD domain-containing protein, whose translation MQPKRKIINDPVFGFVNIPDEFIYELIQHPCLQRLNRIRQLGMASYVYPGAQHTRFHHTIGAMYLMEVALLNLRDKGHEITRDEYRGALAAILMHDIGHTPFSHVLEDVLVNHVPHEAISLLLMERINEEKQGALQTAIDIFRDRYPKRFLHQLVSGQLDVDRLDYLQRDSFFTGVSEGSIGAARIMKMLDVIDDKLVVESKGIYSIENFLMSRRFMYWQVYLHKTAVASEKMLINTINRAKHLSRNGEELFASPSLAFFLKNDITLNDFRDRPEVLEHFTNLDDNDIWTSLKVWKSHRDKVLSLLSSGMVNRKLFKIQISNEPHPAERRHELIRKFSRQYGISESEATYFVSSDSLVTDMYNKYDESIMILYRDGSIKDISSASDMFNIEVLSKKVEKYYLAYMRD comes from the coding sequence ATGCAGCCGAAGCGAAAAATAATCAACGATCCGGTCTTTGGATTTGTAAACATTCCCGACGAGTTTATTTACGAACTGATTCAGCATCCCTGCCTGCAGCGGTTGAACCGGATCAGGCAGCTCGGCATGGCATCATATGTCTACCCCGGAGCACAGCATACCCGCTTCCACCACACTATCGGGGCCATGTACCTGATGGAGGTGGCGCTGCTCAACCTGCGCGACAAGGGACACGAGATCACCCGGGATGAGTACCGAGGGGCGCTGGCTGCCATCCTGATGCACGATATCGGACACACCCCCTTCTCTCATGTCCTGGAGGATGTACTTGTCAACCACGTCCCGCACGAAGCGATCTCACTGCTGCTGATGGAGCGGATCAACGAAGAGAAGCAGGGTGCGCTCCAGACAGCCATAGATATTTTCAGGGACAGGTATCCCAAGCGGTTCCTGCATCAATTGGTCAGCGGACAGCTGGATGTCGACCGGCTGGATTATCTGCAGCGAGACAGCTTTTTTACCGGTGTAAGCGAAGGGAGTATCGGCGCGGCGCGCATCATGAAGATGCTGGATGTGATTGACGACAAGCTGGTGGTTGAATCGAAGGGGATCTACTCGATCGAGAATTTCCTGATGTCGCGCCGCTTCATGTACTGGCAGGTCTACCTGCACAAAACGGCAGTAGCATCTGAAAAGATGCTGATCAACACCATCAACCGGGCAAAACATCTGTCGCGAAACGGCGAGGAGCTGTTTGCGTCACCGTCACTGGCATTTTTCCTGAAGAACGACATCACGTTAAACGATTTCAGGGATCGTCCGGAAGTGCTGGAACATTTTACAAACCTTGACGATAACGATATCTGGACATCACTGAAGGTATGGAAATCCCATCGCGACAAGGTCTTGTCGCTGCTGAGCAGCGGGATGGTCAACCGGAAACTGTTTAAGATCCAGATCTCCAACGAACCGCATCCGGCGGAAAGGCGGCATGAACTGATCCGGAAGTTCAGCCGGCAATACGGGATATCGGAGAGCGAGGCAACCTATTTCGTCTCTTCCGACTCGCTGGTCACCGACATGTACAACAAATATGACGAGAGTATCATGATTCTCTATCGCGACGGATCCATCAAGGATATCTCATCGGCCTCCGACATGTTCAACATCGAGGTATTATCTAAAAAGGTGGAGAAGTACTACCTGGCCTATATGCGGGATTAA
- a CDS encoding thioredoxin family protein, with translation MKRVFFIWTMAMVALTLSAAQPLKIGESAPAFSLKGVDGKTVSLKDYNNEKGVILIFTCNTCPYAVAYQDRIIALHNQFAPKGYPVVAINPNDPGKSEGDSFEAMKVRAKEKSFPFPYLFDEQQTVSPAYGASRTPEVFVLKRSDSGFVVAYTGTIDDNSGDAGAVKESYVANAVNALLADKSPEPATTRAVGCGIKLR, from the coding sequence ATGAAAAGAGTATTTTTTATCTGGACCATGGCGATGGTGGCGCTGACACTGTCTGCCGCACAGCCGTTGAAGATAGGGGAGAGCGCACCGGCGTTCTCATTGAAAGGTGTGGACGGAAAAACCGTCTCGCTGAAGGATTACAACAACGAGAAAGGTGTTATCCTCATCTTTACCTGCAATACCTGTCCCTATGCAGTAGCCTATCAGGATAGGATTATTGCCTTGCACAACCAATTTGCCCCTAAAGGATATCCGGTGGTTGCCATCAATCCCAACGATCCGGGTAAATCGGAAGGCGACTCGTTTGAGGCGATGAAGGTGCGGGCCAAGGAGAAATCGTTCCCGTTTCCCTACCTCTTTGATGAGCAGCAGACGGTCTCGCCGGCATACGGTGCAAGCCGGACTCCCGAGGTATTTGTGCTGAAGAGGTCGGATAGCGGTTTCGTCGTAGCCTATACCGGAACCATCGACGACAACTCGGGTGATGCAGGTGCCGTGAAGGAGAGCTATGTGGCCAACGCTGTAAATGCCTTGTTGGCCGATAAGAGTCCCGAACCGGCAACCACCAGGGCTGTCGGCTGCGGCATCAAGCTGAGATGA
- the proS gene encoding proline--tRNA ligase translates to MAKELKELTPRSEDYSQWYLDLVIKAEMAENSAVRGCMVIKPYGYAIWEKMQRQLDDMFKETGHVNAYFPMFIPKSYLSREADHVEGFAKECAVVTHYRLKNSPDGNGVVVDPAARLEEELIVRPTSETIIWSTYKNWIQSYRDLPLLINQWANVVRWEMRTRLFLRTAEFLWQEGHTAHATEKEAIEETERMINVYAEFAEKYMALPVIKGKKSASERFAGAVDTYTIEALMQDGKALQSGTSHFLGQNFAKAFDVMFADKDGKRDYVWATSWGVSTRLIGALIMAHSDDNGLVLPPKLAPYQVVIVPIYKNGEQLAQIDEKVAGIISELKSLGISVKYDNSDNKKPGWKFAEYELKGVPVRLAMGGRDLENNTIEVARRDTLTKETVSCDNIGQHVKSLLNDIQANIYKKALDYRTSATREVNSYEEFKVEIEKGGFLLCHWDGTPETEELIKNETKATIRCIPLEGDKTPGKCMVTGKPSAQRVIFARAY, encoded by the coding sequence ATGGCAAAGGAATTGAAAGAACTGACTCCCCGCAGCGAAGATTATTCGCAGTGGTACCTCGACCTGGTGATCAAGGCCGAAATGGCGGAAAATTCAGCCGTACGCGGCTGTATGGTAATCAAACCGTACGGTTACGCCATTTGGGAGAAGATGCAACGCCAGCTGGACGACATGTTCAAGGAAACCGGACACGTAAATGCCTATTTCCCGATGTTTATCCCCAAATCGTATCTCAGCCGCGAAGCCGATCATGTGGAAGGTTTTGCCAAGGAGTGCGCTGTGGTGACCCATTACCGGCTCAAGAACTCTCCCGACGGTAACGGCGTGGTGGTAGACCCTGCTGCCCGGCTGGAAGAGGAACTGATTGTCCGACCCACTTCCGAAACCATTATCTGGAGCACATACAAAAACTGGATCCAATCCTATCGCGACCTGCCACTGCTCATCAACCAATGGGCCAACGTGGTTCGCTGGGAGATGCGTACCCGCCTTTTCCTCCGTACGGCCGAATTCCTCTGGCAGGAAGGGCACACCGCCCACGCCACTGAAAAAGAGGCGATTGAGGAGACCGAAAGGATGATCAATGTCTATGCCGAGTTTGCCGAAAAGTATATGGCCCTGCCGGTGATCAAAGGAAAAAAATCGGCTTCGGAGAGGTTTGCCGGAGCAGTCGACACCTACACCATCGAAGCCTTGATGCAGGACGGCAAGGCGCTGCAATCGGGGACCTCCCACTTTCTGGGTCAGAACTTCGCCAAGGCGTTCGATGTGATGTTTGCCGACAAGGATGGAAAGCGCGACTATGTCTGGGCCACCTCCTGGGGTGTTTCCACCCGTCTGATCGGCGCCCTCATCATGGCTCACAGCGACGACAACGGTCTGGTGCTTCCTCCCAAGTTGGCACCCTATCAGGTGGTCATCGTGCCTATCTACAAGAATGGCGAACAGCTGGCACAGATCGACGAGAAGGTTGCCGGTATCATTTCCGAACTGAAATCGCTTGGAATAAGCGTAAAATACGATAATTCCGACAACAAGAAGCCGGGATGGAAGTTTGCCGAATATGAACTGAAAGGCGTTCCCGTCCGTCTGGCCATGGGAGGCAGGGATCTGGAGAACAACACCATCGAGGTAGCACGCCGCGATACGCTGACCAAGGAGACCGTCTCCTGCGACAATATCGGGCAACATGTCAAGAGCCTGCTCAATGATATCCAGGCAAACATCTATAAAAAGGCACTCGATTACCGTACCTCGGCAACCCGCGAGGTGAACTCCTATGAAGAGTTCAAAGTGGAGATCGAGAAAGGGGGCTTCCTGCTTTGTCACTGGGACGGCACTCCTGAGACCGAAGAGCTTATCAAGAACGAAACCAAGGCTACCATCCGCTGCATACCTCTGGAAGGCGACAAAACACCCGGGAAATGTATGGTCACAGGCAAACCTTCTGCCCAGCGGGTAATCTTCGCCAGGGCATATTAA